In the Mytilus galloprovincialis chromosome 10, xbMytGall1.hap1.1, whole genome shotgun sequence genome, one interval contains:
- the LOC143049054 gene encoding von Willebrand factor A domain-containing protein 2-like produces MTILSASLLILLVAVTFTVSGKRLRFKGKKDVVFILDSSGSVGKADFKEMKNFAKYETYLYKLGKKATQFGLDVFSTTVTTEIKLKDNNRCGSCLRNAINSVNYKGGKTNTFFALDHARFNSFSASYGARTGVPKVAIVMTDGKSQGKDKTCDSAKDLRISGVTIMVIPIGDKVDKKEIDCMASSKSFILPVKSFAGLRNRVFRNRIAKKVFAVKRPASIGVRGSSG; encoded by the exons atgacaatattatcAGCTAGTCTACTAATTTTACTAGTAGCCGTCACCTTTACCGTGAGTGGAAAAAGATTGA GGTTTAAAggaaagaaagatgtggtatttATTCTTGACTCGTCAGGCAGTGTTGGAAAGgcagattttaaagaaatgaaaaattttgCAAAGTATGAAACCTATCTTTACAAACTTGGGAAGAAAGCGACACAATTCGGCCTAGATGTATTTTCAACAACTGTGACGACAGAAATAAAACTGAAAGATAACAACAGATGTGGGAGCTGTCTCCGCAATGCAATAAATAGTGTTAATTATAAAGGAggaaaaacaaacacattttttgCATTAGACCATGCACGATTTAACAGCTTTTCAGCAAGCTATG GAGCTAGAACTGGAGTTCCTAAAGTCGCCATAGTCATGACTGACGGAAAATCTCAAGGTAAAGATAAAACTTGTGATTCAGCGAAAGACCTGCGAATTTCTGGAGTTACCATCATGGTGATCCCCATTGGCGACAAGGTTGATAAGAAAGAGATTGACTGTATGGCATCTAGCAAATCATTCATATTACCTGTAAAAAGTTTTGCTGGACTTAGGAACCGTGTGTTCAGAAATAGAATTGCAAAGAAAGTTTTTGCtg tgaAACGTCCAGCCTCTATCGGTGTGCGTGGCAGTTCAGGATAA